ATAATGATGAACAGCAATCGTTCGCAACAGACATTCGCGCAAACGATGGAAATATTTCGTACGATATTCAATCAGCAAAACAAGAACCCGGTTCCTCTGCGACGACAATCCGGTTTGTATCTGCGATGAGAAACGCATACTACAACGGCACGCATCTCGATTCGATTCGTTTATTTCTGGAAACAGAACAACAGAAAGGCAATTTTTTCGCTTCAACAATAGTGAATAACGCGTACGCGTTTAATACACGCGGAACGTTCACCATCGAAAATGAACGCTACAATTTTTTCTGTTCTCCATTTTTATTCTCGAAAGAAACATACCGATGGAACGCAGAAGAAACACTGCGCGTAAGCGTGTATCCCTCGTTGATTCGTTTCGACCAATGTGCGCTTCAACGCGATTCGCAACGCGTACGATTTTCCGGCGATATTGTTGCTGATTCAATGAATCTCCTGGTGGAAATAAAAAATTTTTCTTTACAAGAAGTTTCCCTATTAGGAAATTCTTCTGAAAATTCTTCGTCAGCAAAAAATGTTTTTTCCGGTTCAATCAATGGTTCGTTCACATTAGGAGGAACGTTTCGTTCACCTGAAATTTCATTTAACGCAACGTCCAATAATATTGCGATGGAAAACGTTGCGACGGGAACTGCATCGTTTCTCGGCGCGTACGTAGAAAAAAATCTCACGATGCAATGTTATTTTTCTTCGAATGATACGTTGCATCCATTCACGTGCGCGCTCGATGGCGAACTTCCGATTGACCTTTCCTTTACGCATATTCCGCAACGTTTTCCTGATGACAGAATGAATCTTCACATTGTAGGAAAGGAAATTCCGCTTGCATTGCTTGACCCATTTGTCCCGCGTTTCGATAATATAACAGGAACATTGGCGTGCTCGCTCGCAATTGGTGGCACAACGACGCTTCCCGATTATCGCGGCGTAATAACGTTGGTGAACGGCAAATTTCAATACGAAGATAATAAACTTTGGTATAATGTTTCCGGAACGTTGCGCGGCGAAGGAAAACGCATGCGACTTGCGAATGTTGTTCTAACAAACGAACCTATGGACCGTTCCGATGGAAAAATTTTTCTCAACGGATATTTTTCGTTGCGCGGAATTTCGATTGATTCCATCAACGCGCACGCCAAAGGACAATTGCTCGTGTTGAAATCTACCATTCGCAAAACAAAACAAGGAGCATACGGGAATTTATTTTTGGCAACGGATACATCGGGAATTACGTATCGCGGAACGTTTGAACATTCTGTTCTGCAAGGAGCGATGATTGTGCAAGACGCTGATATTACCTTTCCTGCAATTCAGAAAACAGAAGAAAATTCTGCAACGTTTCTTCCGATAATTACTATTGACGATACGTCGAACAGTTCTCAACCATTGTTGAAAGCGACAGAACAATCAATGCTACAAGCAAAAAGGAGTGAGCGCACGGATGTTCTACAAAAATCTCTCGGCGCTATCGTCGTTGAAGGAATGGCGATAGATGTTACGATGGAAACGCAAGGAGCAAATCAATTGCGAATGATTTTCAGCAATAATCCTGCAACAAGCGAAGAATTGTATGCGGAATTGCATGGAAAACTTTCGTACAGAAAAACGCGCGAAGGCGTGTATTTATTGGGCGATTTGAACATTGGAGAAAATTCATATTACAATTTTTTCAAACGATTTAAAGCAACGGGAAGTATGAAGTTCACAGGAAATTTGCAAAATCCGGAACTGAATATTCTCGCAACGCATGAAGGAATTCATACGGTATTCGATTCGTTGCAAAATCAACAGAGTGATTATAAAATACTCGTACAACTGAATATAGCGGGTACGCGCGCAGAACCGAAAATTTCGATCGCGATGAAACAAGTGGAAGGACAAGACACAACGGATTTTTCGCAACAGGGAAAAGATGCGCAATCGGATGCGCTTGCGTTTATTCTCACGGGAAAATTCCGCGACGAATTAACCGGCGGCGAACGTTCGCAACTTGTTCTCGACGTTGGTTCTTCCGTCGGTTCGTCTGTCGTTACGGGATTTACAACGTCTGTGCTTTCGGGGATGCTGACAGAATTTTTGCGCGATGAATTCGGATTTATTCGCAGCGCAGAAATATCGTATCGCGGTGGAAGCGTTTCGGAAGAAGCGGATGTGCGTTTGAGCGGCGAATTATTCAATGCCTACTGGCGATTCGGCGGACGAATTTTCAACGACATCGGGCGCGCAAATGTGAGTTTCCAAATTCCGTTGGGCGAAGTGGTAAAATCTCGCTCGCTCCAAAATCTCTTTATCGAAGTGGAGCGCAAAGTGGAAGACGAAACGTTTGTCGGCGAACGAAAACTTACTAACACCGCGCGATTGTTTTACAAATTTTCGTATTAGGTCATCGAGGAGAATGGAATTATAACGGAGAAAATTTGGTAGATTTGTACTGGAAAATGACACGAGTAAAAGAAAAAACAATTATACAAAAGTATTTCACCATTTAAACAGACTTTGTTAAGGAAAATATTATGTTATCAATTTCAGACAAACAAGAATCATTAGATACACTATTAGCAAATTCTCATTATAATGTTCCTCTATACCAAAGAGAATATTCTTGGGAAATAGATGAAGTTTCCGAATTATACCACGATATATATGAAGCAAACGATGATGGTCATCATTTAGGCACACTCTTACTTTCAGAAAAAAATGATAAAGAAAAAGTTTATGAAATAATTGATGGACAACAAAGATTAATAACATTGTTTCTACTGCTTGGAAATATTAGAAAACTTCTTGCAGAATCGAACGAAATAACAATAAACCTCGACAAAATTTTATTCAATTATCCTCATACTGTAAAAAATGTAACGATTACAAACCTTGAGCCGAGACTCGTTGCAAACCAAAGAGATAAAGAACTTTTTAAATCCCTCGTAAAAGGTGAAAGCAATCAGAATTATGACAAGAGAAGAAAATCTTATAAATGCTTGGTATCAGCGAACAAATTTTTAGAAAGGGAATTAAAACAATTAAAGGAAAAACGTGGACCTGAAGCATTGTCTGATCTTGAGGATATGATTTTGCAAAAAGTATATTTTATCAGAATGACTGGTCAAGACGATTCCGACAAAATTTTGCTTTTTAAAACGCTTAATGCAAGAGGTTTAGAATTGTCTAAGTCAGATCTAATAAAGAATGAAATTTGTCATAAGCTCGAACGTGAAAATAAAATAGAGAAGATTGATGAAACAATTGATAAATGGGATTCAATGCGACAAAAACTTGAAGAAGTAAACGCGAACATTGACAGTTTTTTCTTTCATCATATAAATTCGTTAGAAACCGCATTAGACATTAGAAAAAAGTTAGAAGAGAAAAAGGGAAACAGTGTTAAGACTGTTGATTTTTTCTCGCCACCACTTCCAGAAAAATACCTTTTCGGAGCATATGAATACAAAATAAAAACTACGACCGTAGATAAACTCCTAAAAGAATTAGATAATTCTGCAAATATATACTCACACTTTATTGATCCAGATGATGAAGAAAAGCACTTGAAGAATCTAAGAGCACTTGGTGCGGTAAGATGTTATCCCTTATTGCTTCATTCACAAAGAGTTCTGAGTAAAAAAGAGTTTAAAAAATTATGTGAGGCAATAGAAATATTGACTTTTCGACATAGCAATATTTGCAAAATTGATGCAAAAGAATTAGAGTCAGAGTACTATAGGATCGCAATAGAGTTAAAGAGCGATAAAGACATTATTAAGGCAATAGAAAGAATAAAGAAGCAAAGTGTATTGAAAAACGTAGAACCATTCCAAAGTTCATTTAAAATCGCTTCACCTAAAGTAAGTATATCTAAATATATATTATGTAGAATCCATAACGAAGACCAAGAAGAAATAGATTGGGATAATAAAGAGATACATGCCGAACATATTATGCCGGTTAGTCCTGATGGAGAGTGGGAAATTTTATTTGAAAAGGACAGTACTTCGTATATGGAGTATTTAAATAGAATCGGGAATATTACAATTTTAAAAGGTAAGCGGAATAGAGAAGCGTCCAATAAAAACTACATCGAAAAATGTAAGCAATATGTAAAGTCAATTCCCATTACCAAAGAAATTCCTTCCAAGTGGAAAGAATGGAATTACGAAAGTATCAAGAATAGACAACTGGAACTCTGGAAAGAGGTTGAAAAAATTTGGAATACAAACAGGATTTAACTATATGAAAAAATTAAACATTCAAAAAGAATGGCAACTATTAAACAACGAAGTATTCGAGATTGTACCAATTCGACCTTCTTCTTCAAACGAAGTAATTGATAGGAAAAGTTTGCTCTTGATAGCACAATCATTTCTTGCTAATTACCAAATTTCAAAATCAAAAAAGAAAAAATCGTTTTTTGCAGAAGTCTATGCAACGACAATGGCGTATTACGGTAAACTTGATTTGAAATAATACAAATAGTTATAAATTTGGAAGAAATGAAACTATGAAATCAAAAGAAACATTTATCAACTTAACCGAAATAAAAAAATTTTATAAGGAAGAAGGAGAAAGAAAATTTTCTGATAAAGAGTTTAAAATGTTTGTAGAATGTTGCGAACGAGATTTTCATCAATGGTTACGAGATAACTTAAAATTTTTTGAATCTAAAAATAATTGAACTTTCTTCTATGCAAACCACTTCATCAAAACATATTCCCATTAACAAAGCAGATTATATTTTTACGACTGGAGCATTTCTTATCCCAATGAAAATAAATATTGACGGTGAATATTATTGGCGTTGGATAGTTTCAGAGTTTGTTGATGATTCGTTTCTCTATGAGCGAATGGTAAATCCCATCGAATGTACCGACAAGATTGAAACAATGCTCGAATCAATTGAAGATGATTAATTGCGTTACTCTGCGAAAAACTCTGCGTAACTTCGCGGTCAAACAACGTTCTTTTTCAACCGCAGAGTAACGCAAAGTCAAGCGCAAAGTAACACAAATTAAATTTTTCTTTCACGACAACACAACAAATGAAATCTCAACTTCCCGAACAACAACCTTTCCGCGAAACAATTTTAGAATTTCTTCGCCGCTATCCCCATCAAACGTTTAAGTCGAAAGAATTACAGCGGCGATTGGGAATAAAAGACGAGCGTGCGTACGGTGAACTTCGCAAAACACTCGGCGTTTTGGAAAAAGAAAAACTCGTTCTTCGCGTTAAAGGAAAACATTACAAACATCAAGCGCATCAATCTAATCGTTATGTCGGAACGTTTATGATGAAGAAAGGTTTTGGCTTGGTGCAAATTGAGAACGAATCTTTTTCGGAAATTATTATTCCACAAAAATTTTGTTCTACTGCAATGGATGGCGATACGGTGGAAGTTGCGTTGTTTGCCGAGCATCATCATAAACATACATTCAAAACAGAACGGCAAGAAGGAGAAATTGTTCGCATCATTAAACGTGCAAAGGAAGAGGTGGTCGGGCGATTTGAACGAAGCGGCAATTTTTATTTCGTTGTTCCTGATGATGGAAAAAAATCTTCTCGCGATATTTACATTCCGAAAAGCGCAATGAACAAAGCGCGCATCGGTGATAAAGTGATTGCCGTTGTCGAGCGTTGGGAAGATAGAAATCTCAATCCCGAAGGTCGCGTTGTGGAAGTGCTGGGAAAAAGCGGTGAAGTGCGCGCGGAAATGCTTTCGGTAATTCGTGAATTTAAATTGCCGGAAAAATTTCCTTCGCAAGTAATTGCAGAAGCGGAAGAAGTTTCAGCAGAATATTTGGAGAAAGAAATTGCAGCACGTCTCGATTTGCGCGACAAACATATTTTCACGATTGACCCGGAAGATGCAAAGGATTTCGACGATGCAGTTTCGTTGGAAGTTTTAGAAAACGGAAATTATTTGCTTGGCGTTCACATTGCCGATGTTTCGTATTACGTGCGTGAACAATCACAACTCGATAAAGAAGCGTTCAAGCGCGGAACGAGCGTGTATCTCGCCGATGCTGTTGTTCCGATGTTGCCGGAAGAACTTTCCAACAACATTTGCAGTCTGCGTCCGAATGTTGATAGATTGACATATTCTGCGATTATGGA
This genomic stretch from Ignavibacteria bacterium harbors:
- a CDS encoding DUF262 domain-containing protein, whose product is MLSISDKQESLDTLLANSHYNVPLYQREYSWEIDEVSELYHDIYEANDDGHHLGTLLLSEKNDKEKVYEIIDGQQRLITLFLLLGNIRKLLAESNEITINLDKILFNYPHTVKNVTITNLEPRLVANQRDKELFKSLVKGESNQNYDKRRKSYKCLVSANKFLERELKQLKEKRGPEALSDLEDMILQKVYFIRMTGQDDSDKILLFKTLNARGLELSKSDLIKNEICHKLERENKIEKIDETIDKWDSMRQKLEEVNANIDSFFFHHINSLETALDIRKKLEEKKGNSVKTVDFFSPPLPEKYLFGAYEYKIKTTTVDKLLKELDNSANIYSHFIDPDDEEKHLKNLRALGAVRCYPLLLHSQRVLSKKEFKKLCEAIEILTFRHSNICKIDAKELESEYYRIAIELKSDKDIIKAIERIKKQSVLKNVEPFQSSFKIASPKVSISKYILCRIHNEDQEEIDWDNKEIHAEHIMPVSPDGEWEILFEKDSTSYMEYLNRIGNITILKGKRNREASNKNYIEKCKQYVKSIPITKEIPSKWKEWNYESIKNRQLELWKEVEKIWNTNRI